The region GTTCCTCCCACTTTCTTAGAGTCTCGGAACCCTGACATAAGACGACTAGAGGTTTTCATCGACACACTTTAATCATTTTTATGGAAGGTTAACATCTTGACAATGTTTCTCCTCATGGTTCCCTTAGAGGGTAGGTTTACTAGGGGTGCTCCTCCAGTGATGGTAGCAATATGTTGGCGTTTCCCCATTGTTGGCCTCTTTATCTTCGCAACTGGTCCTAGCTTCGGCAGTTTTAGAAAGAGATTTAACCTTGGGAGACTCTTCCCTTTCTCTTTTTCCTCCTTTCACGCACTTAGACAATTGGCCTCTCTTGATCAATCCCTCAATAACGTCCTTCAGCTAGATGCAATAGTCAGTGTTATGGCCATATCTCTTATGGAAGCGAAAATACTTGATCTTGTTCGTTCTAAACGACTCCCAAATGGGAAATGGGACTCCAATTCCTCCCTTTCGGAACTTTTTGTTAGTGTAGTCTTCATAGATCTTTTCCCGTGATGCATTCAGTTGTCGTAGATCTTCTGTGGATTCTTTGACGAGTGCTTTTCTACCTGGTCTGAGGGAGGAGTGTGGCAGCCTTGATCTTCTTCGGAGATTTGGGGAGGGCTCTGGCGCCTTTTGCTCCTCTGCTGATTATTCGACTTTGGAGCTTCATCTTTCCTTGTTGTGGTCGACTCATGAATGTCGATTTTAGCTCTCTTTGATATAGCCTATTAGACTGTATTTCCTCGTGGAGGTGCATTGTACGGGCTTTCTTCGAGACGAAGAAACCTTTCCTCTATTTCTTGTGAATCCTGCTCTAGAACGATGTTGAAGATGATGTTCAACAATTCATTGGCCCATTGCAACCCAAGGTTAGCATGCAATAGTTAGAAAATAGGTAAGGATTTAGGTTGTGAAACTGGTGGCAAAATTGAAGGTCCAATCGGAGGCACTTGGACATATCCAACTATCTGAGGAGCCTGGAGGTGGTTGACTGGTCGATGCTTGAGCGTAGTGCTTATCATGCTGCAGCGAAGTGAGTAACCCAACCATTATCGAGAAGTGTAGGAGTCAGAGATCGAGAAATTCATAAATTAAAGTTCATAGGTTATTTTATCGGATCAAACGCGATGGATCTTAGTGTTCGATTTCTGGAGCTCTTGATCTAATGAACCGAAAGGTTTCAAACTAACGATTCGAAGAACAAACATGAGATCGTGAAAAAACACGGGAATCGAGTCGATTCCCACAGACAGCGTCACTGTTCCGTACTGAAACCATAAATGGAGTGAGATCAATGATAATGGTGTATCTGAGCTTCTGATACGGAGGAGAGGGGGCTTACCTATAATGTTAGCACTTCAGCGTTCAAGTCAGTACGCGAGGGCAAATAATGAATTAAAATTGAATACCTAAACTGACATGCTTTCTCTATATAGTGGAGAGATAATAACAACTTGTTATTTGTTAGGTGTGAATCGCAGAGAGAGATGCTAGATGTATCTGGAGTTTGGATCCTCTATATTTATCTGTAGGATAGCTCTCGTAGGATAAGAAGGTTCGGTAAGGATTGCAGCTCCTTTAAAGTAGTCGGCCCAACAGTAAATATTCCACTCTCTTTTAGACTCCCTGAAAACAAATTAATTTGGTTCGCAGAGAAAGACAGGAATACACAGTCAAGTTTGCTTATCACCACCTAGGAGAAGTGAACAGGAGGCTGCAGGCATGGATTTCTAATGGAAACGAGAGCAAATTATAGAAAGGAATATGGCACATACCCCTACCGAACAACTACAGGAATTTTCTTTGGAGACCTGTGAAGGGGATTCTCCCAACAAGAGTTAATTTAAACATGAAACAAATGAAAATTAACCATGTATGTCCCTTATGCTATAATGAAACTGAAACTAAAAAGCATATTTTCTTGAACTGTCATTCTGCAAAACGCGTGTGGTTTACACCACCTCTGTGTATTCACATTTCTAGAAATGTCGAGCTAAAGATGTGGTTGTTGAATTGGTTTAATTGCAGGGATCAAAGAGGGGCTGAAGTTGTGTGTGCACTTCTAGAGAAATTTTGGCAAGGAAGGAACCAACAAATCTTTCACCAGAAACAGTTTAATCCGCTTGAGGTTACAACTTATCAGGAATTAACTATTATAGGCGTGTGCACTTACAAAATTCATTTTGATCAAACAAATCAAACAATATGAATTTTAAAATCCCTCATAAGTTAATATATCCAAACACTATTTTTGCTTTCAACTCACTTATAAGTAAAATTAATTTGATAAAAATAAGTTTTTTCTTCTGCAGAATCAAACATACATTTATAATAGTTCAACATAAAATTTAAATAACCCAACTCTATAGTAGCTTAAAGGAGAAGAGACAAGCATGGTTGAACAACAAACACAGACATAAAATAACATTTACTAATGCTCTCAAGACTTTTTAAGACAGTTTCTTCCCAAGCTTGATCTGTTTTAGGTTCATACATATGTCTTCTCTTATGACAAAATCTATACAATAAACATAACATACTAGAGAGTTCTTCACAAACTATAAAGTTATAATGTCCCAAACAAGATATCTAAGGGCCTAATGAGCTGCAAGCGGCACTCGAGTTTTCTCAGTGAAGCCCTTAATGTATTCCTTTCTAGCAGGGTTATCTTCCTGTGGTCGATTATGAGCCGTCCATACTGGCTCCCCCATAAACAACCTCATTAACTGCACATAACCACATACATATGCATATAACAAAACAATTAAATCTAATCCATCAACATAAAGCCTTTAATCTTTATCCATTTGAAGTTTTAAGCAAACTTAAACATTTGGTGATAGCTATGATTACCTTCACATAGTTACTCATGTCAAGAGTGAACCGATGGTAGATTCCGGCTGGTAAAATGATAAGATCACCAGCCTTGATCCAAATGCGAATCCAACGATCACCTTTGTCTCGAATATCAAAGTAGCCACTCCCCTCCAAACAATACCGAATCTCTTCATCCTCATGAATGTGCTCAGTGTAGAAGTTCTTCAACTTCTCTTCGTAATTTTCAACTTTCTGTGGGCATAAATCAAGCACATCCTACAAAGAAAAACTCATTTTCAATGTATTACCCGAAAAAAACAGAATATGAATAATTGAAAACTGAAATTAACAATACCATGTAACTGTATCCTCTAGCTTCCCTAATTTTCTTCAATTCTGGATCGTTTTCATAGTCATTAGGATTCAGGTTCCAGTATAAAACCCCGAGTTCTGCTAATTGATCCAACGAAACAAATTGAGTGGTGTTGCCAAGGTGAGGAAGCCTTGGATCTTCATTGCAATCGTCCATCAACCATGCCTATCACAATTTTTTATTATCATCACGAGTTTTAGACTAGAGAGACTAATTCATGGAGAAGAAGAAGAACTCACCTGAATCGCCATGAGTTTCAAACACTCCTCTAGTTTACTGTGGTTCTTTTCCCATACAAAACTCTATTATATATTTGTGATTACGAGATATTAAAAAAAATGTAATAATAGAAATATAAATGGATTATATTATTGTGGTGTATTTTTACCACCCGGTCCTTATGTATATGAGGTGGGTGCTTCCTTTCCACCCGTGAAAAATATCGACATTGTCTTTTTATGAGACTGATTCTTTCCGTATAAATTttcaataaaataaataaatttaaaaagaaaaatagtTTTTATAAAAGAAATATAATGATAAAAGTGTTCTAAAAGAGTGTCAGATTTAATTGAAGAATGTTAAAGTTAAATATTCTAAAATTTCTAAATACTCCATAAAGCAATGGGATCGTGTGATCAAAGAAAATAAACGTCTAAGAATATCAAATTTCCTGCGGACGCAACTCTACTATAAAAGTTTAATAAAAAAGCGGACGCAACTCTActataaaaatttaattaaaaaaactCTAAATTTATATACACATTATTCTAATCTTAAATAATTCTCGCTTTTGATCATCATTGGTTTGGATGCTAGAGAGTTTGCGATAAATCATATGGTCTAAATCACTAGGATACAAAATTACATATCAAAGCTTTTCATAAGATTTCAAATTCACAAGTTGATCGATTTTCTCAAAATCAACCCATGTTAAAATAATTCTCCCtccgtttctttttaagtgttactttttaaaaaaaaaattaatttttaattgttatttataaaatttaaaataatattaattatatttttgtcaaaattaccTATAAATAATGattacaaaaagaaaaaag is a window of Lathyrus oleraceus cultivar Zhongwan6 chromosome 6, CAAS_Psat_ZW6_1.0, whole genome shotgun sequence DNA encoding:
- the LOC127092759 gene encoding acireductone dioxygenase 1; translated protein: MAIQAWLMDDCNEDPRLPHLGNTTQFVSLDQLAELGVLYWNLNPNDYENDPELKKIREARGYSYMDVLDLCPQKVENYEEKLKNFYTEHIHEDEEIRYCLEGSGYFDIRDKGDRWIRIWIKAGDLIILPAGIYHRFTLDMSNYVKLMRLFMGEPVWTAHNRPQEDNPARKEYIKGFTEKTRVPLAAH